The Candidatus Binatia bacterium region ACGGCGTCTGGATGGTCGAGCTCGCACCAATCTCCGATCCTAGCCTCGTCCCGACGACGATCGCGCAGGTTTTGGGCGTGCGCGAGGTGCCCAACGAAGATCTCCTGACAACGCTCACGGCGCGCCTCGAGCAGCAGCGCATGCTGATCGTGCTCGACAACTGCGAGCATCTCGTCGCCGAGGCGCGCCGAGCCGCGAGCGAAATCTTGCGGGCGTGCGCGGGCGTTCGCATCCACGCGACGAGCCGCGAGCGGCTCGGGATTACGGGCGAGCAGGTCGTGCGCATGCCGTCGCTCGAGCTTCGCGACGCCGTCCAACTCTTCGTCGACCGGGCGCGGTCGTCGGACTCCCGTTTCGCGCTCACCGAAGAGAACGAACCGTTCGTTACGGAGATCTGCCGCCGCCTCGACGGCATCCCGCTCGCGGTGGAGTTGGCGGCCGCACGCGTCCGGATGCTCTCTCCGCGCCAACTGACGCAGAGACTCGACGAAAGATTTCGCGTGCTTACCGGCGGCGACAAGAGCGCGCTGCCGCGTCAGCAGACGCTGCGCGCGACGATCGATTGGAGCTTCGACCTGCTCGACGAAGAGGCTCGAGCGGTCTTTCGAAAACTCTCGGTCTTCGCGGGAGGATGGAGCCTCGAAGCCGCCGCGCAGGTCTGCGGCGATGGCGACGAGTGGCAGATGCTGGAGTTGCTGACGTCGCTCGCCGACAAGTCGCTCGTCGTCGTGGACGACATCGGCGACGAACGCCGTTACGATATGCTCGTCTCGATTCGCGAATACGCGCGCGAGCGTCTCGTGGAGAGAGGGGAGGCGCACGCCGCGGGGGCCGCGCACGCGCGTTACTACGCGGAATTCGTGCGCTCGCTGGCGCCGCTGGCCGCGGAGCTGGAAGACGCGTTGTGGCGGCGCAGCTTCGAGCGCGAGCTCGACAACGTCCGTGCCGCGATCGACTGGACGATCGCGCAGAAGAACGATCCGCGGCTCGGCATCGAGCTGCTCGCCGAGATCGAATGGCCCGAGTTGATCGCGATGCCGCACGAAGCGCTGCGCTGGCTCGAGTCGGCGCTCGCGCTCGAGGATGCGATGCCAAACGATCTCGTCCGAGCCCGGCTCCTTCGGCAGTGCGTCCTCTTGGAGTGGCTGAGCGGCAGGCCGGTCGCGCATCGCGAGGAGATCGCGCGAAACGCTGTCGCCGCCGCGCGGCGCGCCGGCGATCCGAACGAGATCGCTCTCGCGCTCGGCCGTCTCGGCGCGACGTACGCGCATGCAGCCCGCTTCGACGAGGCCGAGGCGAGCTTCGCGCAGGCGTACGCCACGCCGGAGCGGCTCTCGCGCATCGCGACGAACGCGGTTCTTCGCGCGTGGGCCGTCAGCAATCTGCAGAGCGGGGACCTTGCGAGCGCGCGGCGCCGCTTCTCGGAGGTCGCGCGCTTGGAGCGCACCGGCAGCGAGGCGCACGCGGGCGCGCTGCTCAATCTGGGCGAGCTCGAGTACGCATCGGGGAACGTCGAAGCGGCAATGGATGCGGCGCGCCGCGCGAAGGAGAGTTACACGGCGCTCAACTCGGGCTACACGTCGGTCGCGCTCAACAATCTCGCGGCGTACGCGATGGAGGCCGGCGACCTCGACGAGGCGCGCGCGAGCCTGCGAGAGGCGCTGAATTTGCAGCAAAAGGCCGGAGATCGCTGGCTCGCCGGCTTGACCGGGAATCACGCGCTGCTCGCGGCGCTGCAAGGCGATTGCGAGCGCGGCGCGCTATTGGCCGGTTTCTCCGACTCGCTCGTCGCCGCGCGCGGCGAGGCTCGCCAACAGACCGAACGACGCGGCCGCGAGCGGCTCGCCGAGATCCTCGCGGCCGCGTTCGCTCCCGCCGAGCTCGAGCGGCGGCTGGAAGCCGGGGCGCGCCTTACGAAAAAAGAGGCGCTCGACTCCGCCGCGGCGATATACGGGGAGCATGTCGGACACTAAAGATCAGGCCGCTGCCGCCCTTGGCGATCACGGGCGCGCGATCGACGAACTCCACAAGAAACTCGCGGCGATGCCGGGAGTCGACACGACCCGCCTCTCGATGGCCGTCGTGAAATATAAAACCGCACATGCGGAGTTCGAAGAAGACGCGCTGGAGTGCATCAGCCACTAGACGGCTAGCGGCGCGCTAGCGCAACGCGTTCTCGATCGCGTCGCCGATCGGGACGCCGAGGCCCGTGCTCGGGTTCCATCCGGCCGCGCAAGCGTAGCGGTCGTTTCCGCCCGAGAGCACGTCGCGAAAGAGCGCGCCCGGTGCCGCGTCGTAGAGCAGTGGCGCGAAGAATCCCACGGGTCTCCCGATCCGCTGGTTGATGCGTGCCGTCAGTGCCGCCCACATCGGCGCCGCGGCGCTCGTTCCGCCCATCGCGACTTGCGAGCCTTCGAAGAAGACGCCGTAACCGGGCCGCACTTGCGCGGCGACGTCGGGAACGCCGCGGCCGGAGCCGGCCTTCTGCCACGGTGGCGTGCCGAAGCGTTCGCTAAATCCGCCCCCGGTCTGTGCCCAGCCCGTCTCGCTTCCGTCCGCTTCGATCTGCGTTCCTCCGCAGCCGTGCGCGAACGGACTCGATGCGGGCGCGAGAACGTGCGGTTTCCCCTCGGCGTCCACCTCGGCGCCGTGATCGCCCGACGCGCAGAAGATCGTAACGCCGAGCAGCGCCGCAGCCGTGAGGAGATCGTTGAGGATCGCCAACGCCGCCGGCGTCCACAGATGCTCGGGAAAGCCGAAGCTGATCGAGAGAATCGAGAGCTTGTGCTCGTCGTCGAAGATCGCCGTGCGTATCGCGTCGAGCACGCCGCGCTCGTTATCCGGCGTCGCATAGACGACGATCTGCGCGCCGGGCGCGAGGGTGCCGACGATCTGCGTGTCGATCGCCGACTCGACGTCTTTTGCCGTCGCGATCTCGTGCGAGAGATCCGCATTGTCTACCCGCTTGACGATCGGCGGCTTCGCCGTTACGCCGGCGGCTTGCATGCACTTCGCGAAGTCGTCCGGGCTGAACGCGCCTCGCATCTGCAGGATGCCGATCGTCTCGCCGCTTCCGTCCGCATCCGGGAAATGGTAACGCGACGCGATCTCGACGGGCCGCAGCGGGACGACATCGCTGTGGAGCGAGCCGACGGCGTGCGAACGCGGCCACTGATGCAGGCCGAAGGGTCCGCGAACGATAGACGCGATCTCGGCGGGCGCGTGCAGCGCACCCGAACGATTTCTAAAGCGCCGTCCGTCGGGAAACTCGTAAATCCCGACCTTTGCGTCGAACGCTTCGACGAACGCCGGAATCGACGCGCTCATCACGAGCGAACGCCAGTGCTCCGCGACGACCTCGATGCCGGTCGCCGCGCAGAATCTTCGTAACGTATCGACGTGCGCGGGGTCGGCGCCGGTCTCTTGCGAGAACGCGGCGCGATCTGCATACGTTCGCTGCGACGCGCGGGTGGCGCCGAGCGCTTGCGCCTTCGCCGTGTCGAGCTCGCCGCCGCGCCGCGGATGCAGCCACGCGGTCAGCCAGATGCCGCCGTCGGGCGTCTCCTTCGTCGGAGCGGTTCCGGGCCAGACGCTCCGATCCGTCCCTTCGATCGCAACGAGCTTCGATTCAGGCGGCACGCGCGCTTCGTTCGCTGCGTTACATCGCTTTCCCGTCAAACGTCTCGGCATCGAGCGGCGAACCCTACGGGGAAACCGCGCAAAAGCGCTCGAATGCAGCGCACCTATGGAAATCGTCATCGCAGAGAAGGGCGCGTTCTATTTCGAGCCGGCGATCGCGGCGGAAGAAGCGCGCGGCCGCGCGAGCGCGCACAAGGTTTCGGCCTTCGGCACCCTATCGCGGCTCTTCTCGCGACCGAAAGACGAGGACATTACGATCTCCGATCAAGGGCTGTGGTACCTGCCGATGTGGCATGCGAAAGGCCACCTCC contains the following coding sequences:
- a CDS encoding tetratricopeptide repeat protein; the protein is LAAPDLLESFPPLRSLDYLPNNLPQQLTSFVGRREEVAEIKALLNEHRLVTLVGAGGAGKTRCAIQTGAELLDTFADGVWMVELAPISDPSLVPTTIAQVLGVREVPNEDLLTTLTARLEQQRMLIVLDNCEHLVAEARRAASEILRACAGVRIHATSRERLGITGEQVVRMPSLELRDAVQLFVDRARSSDSRFALTEENEPFVTEICRRLDGIPLAVELAAARVRMLSPRQLTQRLDERFRVLTGGDKSALPRQQTLRATIDWSFDLLDEEARAVFRKLSVFAGGWSLEAAAQVCGDGDEWQMLELLTSLADKSLVVVDDIGDERRYDMLVSIREYARERLVERGEAHAAGAAHARYYAEFVRSLAPLAAELEDALWRRSFERELDNVRAAIDWTIAQKNDPRLGIELLAEIEWPELIAMPHEALRWLESALALEDAMPNDLVRARLLRQCVLLEWLSGRPVAHREEIARNAVAAARRAGDPNEIALALGRLGATYAHAARFDEAEASFAQAYATPERLSRIATNAVLRAWAVSNLQSGDLASARRRFSEVARLERTGSEAHAGALLNLGELEYASGNVEAAMDAARRAKESYTALNSGYTSVALNNLAAYAMEAGDLDEARASLREALNLQQKAGDRWLAGLTGNHALLAALQGDCERGALLAGFSDSLVAARGEARQQTERRGRERLAEILAAAFAPAELERRLEAGARLTKKEALDSAAAIYGEHVGH
- a CDS encoding S53 family peptidase; this encodes MPPESKLVAIEGTDRSVWPGTAPTKETPDGGIWLTAWLHPRRGGELDTAKAQALGATRASQRTYADRAAFSQETGADPAHVDTLRRFCAATGIEVVAEHWRSLVMSASIPAFVEAFDAKVGIYEFPDGRRFRNRSGALHAPAEIASIVRGPFGLHQWPRSHAVGSLHSDVVPLRPVEIASRYHFPDADGSGETIGILQMRGAFSPDDFAKCMQAAGVTAKPPIVKRVDNADLSHEIATAKDVESAIDTQIVGTLAPGAQIVVYATPDNERGVLDAIRTAIFDDEHKLSILSISFGFPEHLWTPAALAILNDLLTAAALLGVTIFCASGDHGAEVDAEGKPHVLAPASSPFAHGCGGTQIEADGSETGWAQTGGGFSERFGTPPWQKAGSGRGVPDVAAQVRPGYGVFFEGSQVAMGGTSAAAPMWAALTARINQRIGRPVGFFAPLLYDAAPGALFRDVLSGGNDRYACAAGWNPSTGLGVPIGDAIENALR